The sequence TGATGGTGAAACGGTGCGGACCGGCAAAGGGCGCCTTGACATTCGGCAGGTTGACCGAATTGGCGGTGTTCCCGGTGGCGAGGTAGTCCATGATCTCGCGGGCCGCAATCCGGGCGCAGTTGGCCGTGGCCTCCTTCGTCGAACCGCCGATGTGAGGCGTGATCGTGACTTGATCGTTGCCCAGAATCTGCTCGTCACTGAAGTCGGTGCTGTAGTGGGCAACCTGGCCGTTCTCCAGGGCCGCCAGGACGGCCGCATTGTCGACGATTCCCAGGCGGGAGTAGTTGAGCAGCACCGCGCCCGGTTTGAACATCGCCATCTCCTTGGCGCCAATCAGGCCCGTGGTCTCCTCATTCTTTGGTACGTGAACCGTGATAAAGTCGGCCCCAGCAACCGTCTCCTTGATCGTCGCCGCCCGCTTGACTGCCGGCGAAAGGTGCCAGGCCGAGTCAACCGACAGGTAGGGATCGTAGCCGGTGACGTCCATCCCCAGGTCAATTGCGGCGTTGGCCACCAGCGAGCCGACGTGGCCCAGCCCCAGGATGGCCAGCTTCTTGCCCAGCAGTTCCGTGCCGCTGAACTGGGTCTTCTGTTTCTCCGTCCGCAGGGTGATGTCGGCGCCGGGTGCGGCCGAAGCGCTCCAGTTGGCCGCATTGATCAGGTTCCGTTTGGCATCGATCATGATCGCCAGCACCAGTTCTTTAACCGCGTTGGCATTGCCACCGGGCGTGTTGAAGACCGCGATCCCGTCTTCTAAGGCCCGGTCCAGGGGGATGTTGTTAAAGCCGGCACCGCAGCGGGCAATCACCTTTAAGCTGGCCGGGAACTCCTGATCGTGCAGGTCAACGCTGCGGATCATGTAGGCGTCCGGGGCGGCAGCGTCCTGGTTGATTCGGTAGTCGTCGGTAAATTCTGCCAGGCCGGCCTGGGCAATGGCGTTGTAGGTTTTAATATTGTACATGTGGGCTCCTCCTTATCTATGCGTGTTCCCGTTCAAATTTCGCCATAAAATCGCGCAGGGCAACCGCGCCTTCGTATGGCATGGCGTTATAGAGACTGGCCCGCATTCCCCCGACCAGCCGGTGGCCCTTGAGGTTCTTCAAGCCGGCCTGGTCAGCTTCCTGGACAAAGGCGGCATCCAGGTCCGGATCACCGGTCGTAAACGGGATGTTGGTTAGCGAGCGGGCGTCTGGCGCGACCTTGTTGGTGAAGAGCTTCGATTCAGCCAGGTAGTCGTAGATCAGGTTGGACTTCTTGACGTTTTGATCGT comes from Limosilactobacillus sp. and encodes:
- a CDS encoding phosphoglycerate dehydrogenase, which gives rise to MYNIKTYNAIAQAGLAEFTDDYRINQDAAAPDAYMIRSVDLHDQEFPASLKVIARCGAGFNNIPLDRALEDGIAVFNTPGGNANAVKELVLAIMIDAKRNLINAANWSASAAPGADITLRTEKQKTQFSGTELLGKKLAILGLGHVGSLVANAAIDLGMDVTGYDPYLSVDSAWHLSPAVKRAATIKETVAGADFITVHVPKNEETTGLIGAKEMAMFKPGAVLLNYSRLGIVDNAAVLAALENGQVAHYSTDFSDEQILGNDQVTITPHIGGSTKEATANCARIAAREIMDYLATGNTANSVNLPNVKAPFAGPHRFTIIHRNVPNMLGQITTVMADNQLNIENLVNRSRDKYAYTIVDISDLDAADIKKVTAELEAIDAVSRVRYIKH